Proteins encoded in a region of the Scatophagus argus isolate fScaArg1 chromosome 1, fScaArg1.pri, whole genome shotgun sequence genome:
- the LOC124062248 gene encoding carbohydrate sulfotransferase 1-like: MQCSWKAVILLALASIAIQYTAIRTLTSKPFQLCQLPSPQNCGLGGQETEPPFERGAAGSGGCDDYAYFSVNATRKTHILVLATTRSGSSFVGQLLNQHQEVFYLFEPLYHVQTTLIPRLSHSRNAADRRVMLGASRDLLRSLYGCDLYFLENYIKPTPTNHTTDKLFRRGASRALCQQPVCDAFGPADVNVEEGDCVKKCGALNMTLATEACRDKRYVAFKIVRVPEIGDLRALVEDPRLNIKVIQLVRDPRGILSSRIETFRDTYRLWRIWRATGRRPYNLDLSPLTGVCEDFLSSVSTGLSHPYWLKGKYMLVRYEDLARNPLLKTKEIYDYLGLPMDKNVEDWIHANTRGSNEPSAKHKFGTVRDSAANAESWRFKLSYDMVEYTQTVCQKVLHQLGYKAVKSVEELKNMSLSLVEDKTFLPFL, from the coding sequence ATGCAATGTTCCTGGAAGGCAGTGATTCTGCTGGCGTTGGCCTCCATTGCCATCCAGTACACGGCCATCCGGACACTCACCTCCAAGCCTTTCCAGCTGTGCCAGTTGCCCAGCCCCCAGAACTGTGGTCTGGGGGGCCAGGAGACAGAACCTCCCTTTGAGCGGGGAGCAGCAGGCAGTGGAGGCTGCGATGACTACgcttatttttctgtcaatgCCACACGTAAAACACACATCCTGGTCCTGGCCACCACTCGCAGCGGCTCCTCCTTTGTTGGCCAGCTGCTCAACCAGCACCAGGAGGTATTCTACCTGTTTGAGCCTCTTTATCATGTTCAGACTACACTCATCCCACGTCTGTCACACAGCCGCAACGCTGCAGATCGGCGAGTGATGCTGGGCGCCAGTCGAGACCTCCTGCGTAGCTTGTACGGGTGTGACCTGTATTTCCTGGAGAATTATATCAAGCCGACCCCAACAAACCACACCACAGACAAACTGTTCCGGCGTGGGGCTAGTCGAGCCTTGTGCCAGCAACCTGTATGTGATGCCTTTGGTCCTGCTGATGTTAATGTGGAGGAAGGGGACTGTGTCAAGAAATGTGGTGCTCTAAACATGACCTTAGCAACGGAGGCATGCCGCGACAAGCGCTATGTGGCATTTAAAATTGTCCGGGTTCCAGAGATCGGAGATCTGCGTGCTTTGGTGGAAGACCCACGGCTCAATATCAAAGTGATTCAACTCGTCAGAGACCCGCGTGGTATCCTGTCATCCCGGATTGAGACATTCAGGGATACGTATCGTCTGTGGCGTATTTGGAGGGCCACAGGCCGAAGACCCTATAATCTAGACTTGAGTCCGCTCACAGGTGTCTGTGAAGATTTTCTCAGTTCTGTTTCCACTGGTCTTAGCCATCCCTACTGGCTGAAAGGGAAGTACATGTTGGTTCGCTACGAGGATTTGGCAAGAAATCCGCTTCTCAAGACAAAGGAGATCTACGACTACCTGGGACTGCCTATGGATAAAAATGTGGAAGACTGGATACATGCGAACACTCGGGGCAGCAATGAGCCCTCGGCAAAACACAAGTTTGGTACGGTGAGGGACTCGGCAGCTAACGCAGAGAGTTGGCGTTTCAAACTGTCGTATGACATGGTCGAgtacacacagactgtgtgtcaGAAAGTACTTCACCAGCTGGGATACAAAGCTGTGAAATCAGTAGAGGAACTGAAAAATATGTCCCTCTCACTGGTAGAGGACAAAACTTTTTTACCGTTTTTGTAA